The Candidatus Omnitrophota bacterium genomic sequence ACGGCAAGAATGTATTCCCCGAGCCGGAAGGATTGTTAACGAAGATACCGAAGCTTCTGGGGCTGGATAACAGGAAGATGTCTAAAAGCTACGATAACTTTATTTCGCTTTCCGATGAGCCCGCCGATATATCGAGGAAGGTGGCTTCCATGATTACGGATCCGTCCAGAATAAAGCTGGAAGACCCCGGGCACCCGGATGTGTGCAATGTATTCAGTTATTATTCGATATTCGCGGATCCGGACTCACTTGCGTCCGTCAAGGATTGGTGCGAGGGCGCTTCGAAAGGCTGCACAGAATGCAAGAAGAGCCTTGCGAAGATATTAATAGAGCGCCTTGAGCCGATGAGGTCGAAGAGAGCGAAGCTGTCGAACGATGATGTTAAGGATATTCTGAAGACCGGAGCGAAGAGGGCCAGGGATGCCGCGGGTCAGACGATGGCCGTGGTCAGATCGCTCATACATTTTGCGCAGGAATAATGACCTATAAGGTAAAGCTCGAAGTCTTTGAAGGGCCGCTCGACCTTCTTTTATACCTGATAAAGAAGGAAGAGGTCGATATATATGATATCCCGATAGCGAAGATCACAGATCAGTATCTGGAATATATGGAGCTGATGCAGCTATTGGACCTTACGATCGCGGGCGAATTCCTGGTAATGGCCGCAACGCTGATGCATATAAAGTCGAAGCTCCTGCTCCCGCCGGACGAAACCGAATCGGAGAGCGAGGAAGAGCAGGATCCGAGGGCGGAGCTCGTAAAGAGGCTCTTGGAATATAAGAAGTTCAAAGAAGCCGCGGCAGAGCTCGCGCAGAAAGAATCGCACCAGAAACATTTTTACGCGCGGGTCGGTTCCGGAATCAATATGGACGAGCTTCCCGCCTCAAAGGACGAATTTCTCGAGGCAAGCTTATTCGATCTTATAACCGCGTTCACGAAAGTGCTGAGAGACATCCCGAAAGAGATGTTTCACCGTATCATAAAAGACGAGTTCACCGTATCGGAAAAGATACATGACATACTGCATATGCTCGTCGATCATAAGAAGGTGATCTTCACAGATCTCTTCAAGGCCGCTAAGAACAAAACCGAGATAATAACGATTTTTTTAGCGATACTGGAGCTTATAAAGATAAGGGAGGTCAGCATAATTCAGCATGCGCCTTTCGGCGAGATAGAGATAGTGAAGAGTATGGAAAACATTAAACCCTCGGGTGGTGGAAATGGATAGAGAAGAGGCAAAAAGGATAGTGGAGGCGCTCTTATTTGTGAGCGACAAACCGGTATCGATAGATACACTGAAAGATGTCCTGAAGGATATAGAACCCGTGCAGATACGGGATGTCCTGACGGAGCTGAATAATGAATATATCGCTTCAGGCAGAAGTTTCAGCATAAAGGAGATAGCGGGCGGCTTCCAGATGCTTACGGACCCGATCTATAGTCGCTGGATCGCGGCGCTTTACAAGAAAGGCTCTGACAGATTGACCGGGCCGTCGCTTGAAACTCTGGCGATAATAGCTTATAAGCAACCGATAACGAGAACCGATATAGAGATAATCAGGGGCGTTA encodes the following:
- a CDS encoding segregation/condensation protein A, with translation MTYKVKLEVFEGPLDLLLYLIKKEEVDIYDIPIAKITDQYLEYMELMQLLDLTIAGEFLVMAATLMHIKSKLLLPPDETESESEEEQDPRAELVKRLLEYKKFKEAAAELAQKESHQKHFYARVGSGINMDELPASKDEFLEASLFDLITAFTKVLRDIPKEMFHRIIKDEFTVSEKIHDILHMLVDHKKVIFTDLFKAAKNKTEIITIFLAILELIKIREVSIIQHAPFGEIEIVKSMENIKPSGGGNG
- the scpB gene encoding SMC-Scp complex subunit ScpB, whose translation is MDREEAKRIVEALLFVSDKPVSIDTLKDVLKDIEPVQIRDVLTELNNEYIASGRSFSIKEIAGGFQMLTDPIYSRWIAALYKKGSDRLTGPSLETLAIIAYKQPITRTDIEIIRGVNVDGVLRTLEERNLVKTKGRLDAPGRPILYVTTNEFLQHFGLRSLEELPNLKEFQESDLDFVKEAQKSGVINKETGKLETINTSNADTEQGRSQEEAVNEP